A window of Nomascus leucogenys isolate Asia chromosome X, Asia_NLE_v1, whole genome shotgun sequence contains these coding sequences:
- the EDA gene encoding ectodysplasin-A isoform X4 — protein sequence MGYPEVERRELLPAAAPQERGSQGCGCRGAPARAGEGNSCLLFLGFFGLSLALHLLTLCCYLELRSELRRERGAESRLGGSGTSGTLSSLGGLDTDNPITSHLGQPSPKQQPLEPGEAALPSDSQDGHQACFPQVLLSL from the exons ATGGGCTACCCGGAGGTGGAGCGCAGGGAACTCCTGCCTGCAGCAGCGCCACAGGAGCGAGGGAGCCAGGGCTGCGGGTGTCGCGGGGCCCCTGCCCGGGCGGGCGAAGGGAACAGCTGCCTGCTCTTCCTGGGTTTCTTTGGCCTCTCGCTGGCCCTCCACCTGCTGACGTTGTGCTGCTACCTAGAGTTGCGCTCGGAGTTGCGGCGGGAACGTGGAGCCGAGTCCCGCCTTGGCGGCTCGGGCACCTCTGGCACCCTAAGCAGCCTCGGTGGCCTCGACACTGACAACCCCATCACCAGTCACCTTGGGCAGCCGTCACCTAAGCAGCAGCCGTTGGAACCGGGAGAAGCCGCACTCCCCTCTGACTCCCAGGACGGGCACCAG GCCTGTTTTCCTCAGGTCTTGCTAAGCCTGTGA